GCAGCATGCGGCACGATGGGCAGTATGTAAACGTCAAGCGCATGGGGCTCGCGCTCGAAGGGCTGATTCGCCGCGAGTACCCGGGGGACTTCTTGCAGTTCATCGAGATGGCCACATTCGCCCGCGCGGTGCAGCCCGGCAAAGTCGTCGAACTGATGCCCAAGCCCGTTACGTTGTTCGATCCGGTCGTGCGCTTGAAGGTCGACATGACCCGCGACGATGTGGCTGAGCATCGCATTCCGCCCCACTTCACCAACATCCAGCGCTCGTTGCAGATGGCGAGGCAATTTCTGACCAATCAGGATACGCCCAATCGCCAGATCATTCTCATTACCGATGGCTTGCCAACCGCTCATTACAGCGGTGACTGGCTCTACTTGCTCTATCCGCCCGATCCATTGACCGAAGCGGCCACGATGCGGGAAGGGATGCTCTGCAGCCGGGAGGGAATCACGATCAACCTGTTCCTTATTCCCAGCTGGTCGCAGTCCGAGGAAGACATTCGCTTTGCCTATCGCCTGGCAGAGAGCACCAAAGGGCGCGTCTTTTTCACTGCTGGCAAAGACCTCGATCGCTATGTGATCTGGGACTACGTGCAGCGGAAGCGGGACATCGTCGCCTGAGCTAGCTCTGTTCTCAAATCCGGCTGACCCTGACCGCTTCGCCGGCCGGAACTCACCCCCGCGACTTTCTGACAGCGCTCACGACGCCGTGACCGGACTAGTCACGGGGCCAGGCTCTAATGTCTGCTAGGCGATCTTTTTTAATCGGGTAGCTACTGACGTGCATTTGCGCAGCAAGTGCAGCGCACTTCATTTCGATATTGCGATTTACTGAACACGATCAATGGAGAACATTTTGCCGCAGCGGTCGCACGGGTGATTTTACCGGGGGATTGCCAGAAGGGGCTTTTTGCGTGAATTCAGCAGCAGAATTCCGGAAACTGATTATGGAAATTTCCCCTTCGCAAGCGGGATTTACGACAGTCGAACCAGTCACAACAGCTGCCGGGGGCAAGACTTGCAAGGGAATGGCTCCCCGGAAGGCATTTGTAGATTTTTTGAAATAACGGAAATTTCCTGGGGCATGAAAAGCTGAAATGAAGGCTTCGTCAGCGAAATCCCAGGGTCGTTATCCGGTCGCTTAGGGCGGGGCATTTACCCCAGCCGCAAGCAGTCGGTCAGCGACCAATGAGTGCCATTCCCACCAGCGGAGATTCCTTATGAACCAGATTGCGAGCCAGGCAGTCCATCGTTTGGCTGCACCGGCTCCCCAGCCTTGACCGGTCAGGGGGGAGCCGTCAGAGTAATATGTTTGCCGTGATGTTCCCGGGGGCGATTGCTCGCCCGGTTGGTCCGTTTTTCAGGAGTGCTCCGCGTGTCCGGTACGTGTGTCATTGGTCTGCAATGGGGAGACGAAGCCAAAGGCAAGCTCGTCGACCTGCTCACTTCCCGCTTCGATGTCGTGGTTCGCTATCAGGGGGGGGCCAATGCGGGACATACTGTTGTCGTGGGAGACAAGACCTACAAGTTGCACCACATTCCGAGCGGCATCCTTTCGCCGCAGGTAATGAACGTGGTCACGCCGGGCGTGGTGATCAATCCGCCGACCATCCTGCAAGAGCTTGACTCGCTCGCCTCGCAGGGGGTGAAGGTGGCCGAAAACCTGATGCTGAGCGACCGCGCTCACGTCGTGTTTCCCTGGCACATTGCCGAAGACAAGGTGCGGAACGAATCGACCGACCGCGAAAGCATTGGCACGACTCTCCGCGGCATCGGACCCTGCTATGGCGACAAAGTCGGCCGAATGCACGCCGTTCGCTTGGGCGACATGTTCCGCGATGATTTCCGCACCCGCGTCGAACAAATCGTCGCCGCCAAGAATCGGTTTCTCGCCGCCCTCGGCAGCAACTCTGACCTGCTCGATGCGGGTGCGATTTACGATCAGTACAGCGGCTACGCAGCCCGGCTGAAGCCTTTTGTCACCGACACGACGGCCTATCTGCTCGACGCGGTTGAAGATGGCAAGCGGATGCTGTTCGAAGGAGCCCAAGGTTCGCTGCTCGATATCGATCACGGCACATTCCCTTACGTGACCAGCAGCAATGCCTCGGGCGTAGGCGTTTCGGCCGGTTCGGGTGTGCCGGGCAAGTGGATCAGCAAGGTCATCGGCGTGTGCAAGGCTTACACCACGCGAGTTGGCGGCGGGCCGTTCCCCACGGAACTCAAGAATGACATGGGAAACAAGATTCGCGAACTAGGTCGCGAATATGGCACTACGACAGGTCGCCCGCGCCGCTGCGGTTGGTTCGACGCGGTCGCCGTTCGTTACACGTCGCGGTTGAGTGGCGTCGATGCCATTTCGCTGATGATGATGGACGTCCTCAGCCAATTGCCCGAAGTGAAGATTTGCACCGAGTATGAGATCGACGGTCACCGGACCAAGCAGTTCCCCAGTCATGTCGACGATTTGCGTAAAGTCGTGCCGATTTATGAAACGGTGCCGGGCTGGGAAACCGATGTGACTAAGGTTCGCCAGATTGCCGATTTACCGCTCGGCGCGAGGAAGTATATCGACCGTGTGACGGAATTGGTTGGCAAACCCGTGGAGGTTGTGTCGGTTGGTCCGGATCGAGCGCAAACGATGTTCGCCGGCTCGATGATTCCTTAGCGTTAACCGCCATTTTCCACAGGAACGCGTTACAAACGGCGTTCCCCGAACGATCATAGTGGTATGGCCCCTACGCCCGAAACTTTCGACCCCTACCTGCATTGGCTAGGTATTCCGCCGACTACTCGGCCATTGCATCATTATTTGCTGCTGGGCCTTGAGACGTTTGAAGCTGATCCGGCTCGCATTACTGCTGCGGCCGATCAGCGGATGACGCTGATCCGGCAATATCAGTCTGGCCCGCGCGGCGCGTTCACTCACAAGTTGCTCAACGATCTGGCCACCGCGCGGATCTGTCTTCTTTCGCCGGCCCACAAAGCGGCCTACGACCAGGCACTGCATCAAGCGCTCTATCCCCCCGTGCCGACTGCTGCCGCGCCAGCGCCCAGGCGTCGCAAGCTCGAAGAAGTGATGCCGCCAGGTTGGACGGGAAGTGAACCGCCGCTTCCTCCACCTGTCGCGCCCGTCGCTGCCGTTCCCTCCTATCAACACTATGGTGAGGAGACGGAAGCTGCTCCCGTGAAGAGCAGTTCGTCCAAGATCATGGTCTTGAGCTTGGGTGCAATGATTCTGTTGGTGGCGATTATCGGCGGCGCGGGAATGTGGCTAGCCAATCAGCCTGCGCAAGCTGACCGCGACCGTCCGGTCGTGGCCACGCAGGTCGGCGAGGAAGTCGATCCCAGCGAAATCAAGAGCGATTCAGTTGTGCCGGTGAACGTAGAAGCGAAAGCCGTCGAGACACGACCGACTCCTGATTTCCCGAACAAGGCGGTCGTGCTGATGCAGGAAGGTTCGGGCGAGGTGAATCTCTCACCTGCGACCGCAGCCCTGACAGGGCAAGTAACTCGCGAGGTTGTCGGGACAAGCGATGTCTTGTCGCAGTGGATTTCGCCCAATGATATTGCCGAGTGGCAGTTCAATCTGGTGAAGCCGGGCTTCTTCGAACTCGAGCTTCAGTACACGGCCGGTGCGGCGATCCGTGGCAAGCAAGCGAATGTCATTCTGGACGATGAAACCAAGCGATTCTCGCTGCGTGAATCGGACGGCGAAGGGAAGCTGGTGCGCGACTCGCACATCGTCGTCCTTAAGCGAAGTGGCAAACACAAACTGTCTCTGCACCCGGCTCAACCTTGGGCAGAGGGAGCCTGGCAGCTAAGTAACGTCCGCTTGGTGCCCGC
Above is a window of Anatilimnocola aggregata DNA encoding:
- a CDS encoding adenylosuccinate synthase produces the protein MSGTCVIGLQWGDEAKGKLVDLLTSRFDVVVRYQGGANAGHTVVVGDKTYKLHHIPSGILSPQVMNVVTPGVVINPPTILQELDSLASQGVKVAENLMLSDRAHVVFPWHIAEDKVRNESTDRESIGTTLRGIGPCYGDKVGRMHAVRLGDMFRDDFRTRVEQIVAAKNRFLAALGSNSDLLDAGAIYDQYSGYAARLKPFVTDTTAYLLDAVEDGKRMLFEGAQGSLLDIDHGTFPYVTSSNASGVGVSAGSGVPGKWISKVIGVCKAYTTRVGGGPFPTELKNDMGNKIRELGREYGTTTGRPRRCGWFDAVAVRYTSRLSGVDAISLMMMDVLSQLPEVKICTEYEIDGHRTKQFPSHVDDLRKVVPIYETVPGWETDVTKVRQIADLPLGARKYIDRVTELVGKPVEVVSVGPDRAQTMFAGSMIP